The window CTTAGCATACCCCAGTTATATATCAGGGATCTGTCTCACAAGATGGGTTGTTTAAACTGTCAGTTCGGACGCGATTTGTGACCGACCATTTTACATCTTTGCTCCCCGTCTTGCATAATTAGTAAGGATTAATGTGCAGCTATGAATGACTCGTCATTGTGCCGCGAAATAGTTTTAATCCAACACACTCGCAAATTAAATCAAGCTCTAGATTTATCTATATAAGCCGCGCGATTTATGATCGTgtgccataaaaatatttccagatattaaaaaaatgtggcTGTATTCTTGAAATGTCATTTTGACAGATCTCCTGTCAAACTAAAGCGATTTGGTGTGTAGTGAAAAGTTTCCGAGAGGATTGCCAAGATCACATTATGAACTTTTGTCTCTTACCTATTTTTAATGCACCGTGTTTCCGCTCTCGCGATGCCAAACGTTTTTACTGCAAAACTGTCAGATTATTTGAGGTGTGCTTATTCCTGGAAGTTGTGACTAAGGTCGTTCATGTCACATTATATTTTCCCCGCGTCATTACAACGATCGTTTGCTCCATAAGACGTGATAAACATGGGATTGCTTCTATATGACGGTGTTCAGGTTTCAATCGTCAGTTACTAAAATCGTGGCCGCTGTACCGTGACAATGTTTTGTAAGCGGTAGAATTTCCACAAATCTTCTATAGTTATGGGGTATAGAGTTGCCAtcgatctttttttttcaattttcacgCAACAAAAGCCCTCTCTGGTTAGCGCGTGTTTGCGTGCCGCGGCGCAATCAATCGCCGCTACAATCAATAAAACAACTGTGCGAAATCAATGCATTAATACCTGCCATTATTGCGGTACACGTGAAAAATCGTTAGTTTTGTCACGgcatgttgttttttgtttcatatcaTTTATACAGAACACACGCTGCCCACTTTTGAAGATGGcggcaaattatttaaattagcttcCATTATTTGATCATCAATCGCGTATGTTTAAAATTCGAACAGCATTAAATTTGTCATCAATCATTCAGAACAATGGGATTGAGACGTATTTTTAGACAACCAAGttcaatgaaacaaaattttacttcATATTGAAAAAACTTGCTatatacctaaaataatatCTGTAAACAAAGACACGGCACAGAccttaaaatcaattaaaaacggCACATGAAGCGGCAGACGCGATCGGCACTAACCGCGTTACTCCGCCTGTAGTTAACGAAAATTCGGTTATTTCGTTAAAAAACTTCGCTACGCTATCGTTAAAAGTTATACAGATAAGCTCCGGGGAGACGCCAGGGTGTGCAGTCTGCAGTTTTTGTGCTGTCATCTCACTGTACACAGCAAATGGGATGAGAGAGGTACCTAGCTACGTCTGTCTAGGTTTGTGCTGAAAACTACTGAACTAGACGCACGGAGACCGCGCCGACTGGAAACTTTCAGCTGCGCGTCACAATTTGTGACGGGAAAGCTTTTAAGATAACATCGGAGACCTTTTTATGCAATCGAATAGGCTGATATGGAAATCGCGGCCATAAAGTATGATAAGAAAACGACCTTCTGATTTATGGTAttctttattgtctttggagCTGAATTTCATTTGGTACTCTGCTTTCATGTTGTGACTATGGCAAGCAGTGTACTGTCTCGTCTACCTATAGCCCCGTCCCTCGGCGTAGCTGGCAAAATTGATTATTGAATCTAGTTACAAACTAGAGTGTACCGAGCTTTTTACTCGCCGGGGAATATGAGCTAGCACcggcgttttattttatacaccCACGTAAATATGTAAACACTAGAGCTTCACGATTCAAGACATTAATACATAGTCTGCTATAAACACTGTTATAAATAATCCGAGGAATTTATCAGTGATGAACACAAAGGAAAATTCTAGGTACAGAAAGTATGTATAGTCGTATAGAAAAGAGCAGTATATATTAAGCAGCTAAAATTACGACTGTTGACAAAACGCAGGGGTCATTCAAACGAATTGatctataaaaatgatttaaatactCAGCGCTGTTATTTCTTcctaaactaataatattttaaaattttactacaGAGAGgtaaatcatattaatattcCAGTATGTTGGCGTACGACACATTTTactactttataataaaaacgagCCCTCAACTACAACTATAATAGTTATAACGAAAGCGTGTCATTTACGCGCTTGTGTCGTCATCCGCTCTGTTTAACTGTCAGCCAATCAAATGCACGCAATTTGTAATTCGGTAATTTTCGGCTCAATCAACGAACGTGATTTCCCATTACGCTGAACCGCGCTCACCGAAATGTAAGCGGGTCGCATGTTTGTACTTCGTACACTGGTGTAGGTACCCACAAAGCCTCTTAAACATCCTTGTTAGATTTCTCGGGCGTCCCGCTCACATACAAATCATTCCTAGAATTGTCTAACTCGTCCTTATCTTAATTTCATGAGCTCGCTTCCTCGGCACGTACCGTGTGTGTGGCTCTCGTCAAATGCACAGGACCATTCTGTTTCTCTCTCGTGTGGAATCAATTGTGGTCGGTGCCCCCGTCGCGGCAGATTGCCATCTAGCACGCGATCCCGATCACCCGACCCTACGCACGCGACGTCGAACAAAAGAAACTTACCAATCGAAAATTATATCATTCCACAGTTTTACCTCTTCATTTTCGATGTTATCGCGTTCTACGCAGCGCCAGATTTATTATGTGTCGTTATCGAACATTCCGAGGTTTGGGGGCGCCATATTCTAATACCTCCCGGCGCATGCGATACCATTTCTATGTTGCACCACTTAGCACCTAATTTTAACTCAGATGCCCGCTTATGCAACTATTTCTTTTGCATATAATTAACAATTCAAATGCGGTATTTTTTTTCGTGCTCTGCAACACTTTCGAGCGGCCCTGACGTCCGCCGCCGACGACGACTCGAATGCAAATGAGCATCGATCGCCCGCGTGACGTATAGAGCGCGCACTTCTCACCCCTTTCTTGCGACTACCCGCCAACTTGATTTACAATCCCGGATACGAGTTCCCCGTTCGAATCCAACCTATACGGTTAAATTACGAACGTTACTTTTTTCACTATGTCACAGTGACACTATAATTTAGGGCACCGCCCCTTTACTTTCCAAAGCCTTTGAATATTCATACGACTATAGCAATCAATAACGGCcacaaagaaaatagttttcgcGTGCACGCACGCGATATAATGTCgcataaacaaataatttcttcgtttttattgttatccttgaattatattattgccACTCGAATTTACACGGCGCCTTTCCCGCCATCGGTCAGAAGCGATCAAACGGCGACCgataaattttaaacttccGTGACTGGACGACGTTAATTGAGCGCGcgttttttaaaaatatccatCAAAAATGCACATCTTAATGGCCCACAATAAAAACTGATATCGTTACATTCTTTATAGTCTACGAGATAAGAAAGGCGAACGAAACtagatcaataaaaatgtaagtttgtaatatttagGTGAAGCAGTGGCCTGCGGGCCCGAGCGCACCGCCATGTTGACGACTTTGACGTGTGGCCATACAAGATGGCGCGACCCGAGTTGCGTCACTTCTCTGTGGAAATAACCTCagttttttgacaatatttcgAAGCACGTCGCAGTAATTGCCCGCGAGCCGTTTACAGAATAACAAAATGTCTGCAACAAGATCAAAGGCATTAATAGACGTGTGTTGAAATTTATCGACGGCCTGTATGTCGaaggatgaatacatacatacaaatcgCGTCGATTCTTTCGTCTGCGATGTAATATTATCTGCTATATTTGCGAGGCGTTTTATTAAAAGCgcgtgtattttttatagttttttgtatttacgtCCGTCCGTTTACCTAGCCAGTACATTAAATTACACAGTTCATAAAAGATATCTGCGTGCCTCACATTCTGATTCGCTACGATATGTCAAGCGGTTCTGAacttacaaaagaaaaaccgCGAAGCCCGCCGCGAGGCGAGCCTCGGCTtggaaataaactaaataatcaGCCGACGACGGCGGACGGGACACGCGTCACATTCTAATTAGGTGTGTTTTGATCGGTACTTATTGACATAACGGGCGTTTTTACAATACTAaacttaaattttgaatatgactGTGTGGCATATACAATCAATGTCGTATAAATACGATATTACCTCATTCGCGAGTACACACGCCTCACGCACGCTGCTGATCACTGAATACATTTATACCATTGCTTGAAAACTTGTCGCACCTCGTTTGTTCGAATTACAAATGCGACAGATCATGAGATCCGATTTAAAATTGGAACGTTACCGTGATTATTACAAATTCGTGTTGCCGTacttagaattatatttaagtaccaATTTACCCcaacattaagaaaataattaatttctatacGAGTCACGTATATAGAGTTATTGTCTAACATTATGGACACACGAGATCATAAtctggaatatatttttaaatatttgtatcacgTTCGCTCAGTCATAAGTCGTTAAGTTCGTGAACGGttggtttcacaaaaaaatattgtctataGAAGGACATAACTGCGTTTATTGTGTCTTATAGAACGTGAGAATCACCAGAAAGTGACAACGACAAATGAAATTTTCGAAAGtgaaaacaataaagtattttagaatagaaaaaagtattataattctagtgaaagtttaaataaggcGTTTCAACTGgcaacattatttatgtattgctttttttttacttcgagATAGTAATTTATTCTTCTGGTAACACTTATTTATCTCGGTAGAATGATAGTACGTAACTGTCGGCTATTAATACGAATACAATATAAGTTTAATGGCTCCCACAAGACGTACAAACAGTGTGACACTGAGAtcttaattcattttaaactctcaataaataaaatacacttaacGTTCCAATAAAAAGCCGAAGCGAGTTTTCGAAGAAAAACAATTGCACCGCAGAGCATTATGCTTTTTATTGTCAAATAATTAGGGATGAACTCGGCGCAACAACAGACCGATCTAAAATAAACGAAATGCAAATACTTGTGCTGTGAGGAAATTAGCGTACATATTGTcggtttcaaaataaaatttaaggacGCAATTAAGTCTTTGTGATCCTTGAAAATTAATACGTCAACTCACAAACGATCCGTTTTTGGAGTCGTTAAAATACCGCAAAGCAAATAACATTATCGTTTTTCTTTAAACACTTGACGGATGTGGCCGATTTTTAAGTTGTATCTTAATACAATACGTAGACTGGCACACAATAACACTAGGTATATTTACCTAATGAGATGGCGtccaattattattatgttcataagataaaataaacgaGGGCGCCGCGCTAACATCGCGCGGATTTAACACCAAAAATTCTTTGAACTCGAAATATACGGTAACAAATATTACCCGCAAGAGATCGCAGTATCCGAACATTATGCTCGCACTTTAATTCTATAATCATCTCGGCGAACGTCTAAAACTAATTACGCGAGTTAATTAAACTAATTCCAAGCGTACATCACCATCTAAATAGTCTCGTTTCATTGTGAAGCGGAGACAATATGTTGACAGGATGAATGACCACAGTATGGCGGGCGGGTTTCACGCGTAACTTCACTTGTTTATGAGTGCGCCGGCGCAGTTTTAGGATTACTGGACTTAGGCGATGAGTGCTCGTTTCCATTCAGCGATTATCTTTTAAGCGCTATGCATCGCTTTATAGTTTAAATGAAGCGCCTAATTTCAATTGTACCAAATATAACTTGCGTATTTATTACTTGGCAGCAGTTAAAGCTACTAACACGGATGTGTGCCGCCCTGCGCGTGTGTGCGCACGGAACAATTTAGCGGCAATTAAAATTGTTCGTGTGCGGATTCGAATGCAAAACGATGGCCATATATTatgcaaaaatacatttgttttcagggaataattaacatcacttgcattatatgtatattttctgGCCTCATTTCATGATCACCAAAAGGCTGAAATAAGTTACGACCTATTCTTATTTAGATGACAATATATTAACagtgtatttgttttgtttgtagttgGGACCAAGGATGGCACGGGCTCGGTGTACGGCCGGCCAGAAGGCGAGGGTGACGATAGGCTCGCGCACGCCATCATGAACGAGGCGCATCTCATGAAGACGCCCATCGGACCGCCCAACAACGACGACTCCAGGAGCTGCGAGGACTCCAGCTCGCCCAGGACTCAGTGCCCTTCACCGTTCTCCAATAAGGTAGGATATCAGACGCATACTTCTATGTTCTCAGTGACAAATAAAGGGAGTATTTTGTTGTACTTGATTTATTGAAGCAACTGTTTTGTTGTACTGTCGCatgtattcattaaaaatattatgtaattttctaGGAATCAAGTCAAAATAGAAGACTTAAGAAGTACGAGAACGATGACATTCCTCAAGAGAAAGTGGCCCGCATATACCAGGAGGAACTTGCCAAAATCATGACGCGAAGAGTGGAGGACATCCGCCGAGAGGGATTCCCTGGGTAAGCTTTACAATTCAATCATAATTATAGTCTAAATATTACAAAACGtgtattttaactaaaaattaaacGAGAACAGCACATCTAAAACTAACGTATAGCATGTTTCCTCCTTTTTTCAGCGGTGGCATGCCACCACATATGGAGAGACCTCCAGAAGATATCCGCATGGCACTGGAAGCGTACCACAGAGAACTTGCCAAAATCCAGCCGGCTGGCAACATTCCCAACCTGCACAACTTGCCAGGAATGCCGCCATTCCCCAACCTGCTCGCGTTGCAGCAGCAAGCTATGCAGCAAGCTCAGAACCAGCAGATGAACGGCTCCGGAGCGGTCCAAGACCTCTCCCTGCCTAAAGATAAAAACGCCAAAATGAATGGAATGACTGATAGTGATAAGGAAAGGGCAATGGATGCCGAAGAGGCTATTAGACACGCGGGAAGCGCATTCTCGCTCGTAAGGCCCAAACTAGAGCCGGGACAGCAATCGACAGGATCGTCCGCGTCCAGTCCCCTAGGGAACGCGATACTACCGCCAGCAATCACTCCCAATGAGGACTTCAGTAGCTCAGCTGCTGCGAGCCCATTGCAAAGGATGGCGTCGATCACGAATAGTCTCATATCCCAGCCGTCAAACCCCCCTCATCACCCGCCGGTGCAGAGGTCCATGAAAGCAGTTCTTCCACCAATCACACAGCAACAATTTGATCTCTTTAATAACTTGAACACAGAAGATATTGTAAGGAGAGTTAAAGAGGCTCTAAGCCAATATTCGATTAGCCAAAGACTATTCGGTGAATCTGTTCTCGGTCTATCGCAAGGGTCTGTGAGTGATTTGCTCGCGAGACCGAAGCCGTGGCACATGCTGACGCAGAAGGGCCGCGAGCCATTCATCCGCATGAAGATGTTCCTCGAGGATGATAATGCTGTGCACAAACTGGTTGCGTCACAATACAAAATTGCACCGGAGAAACTGATGCGAACCGGAAACTACAGCGGAGCACCTCGTAAGTATCTTATCTTTCTAATAAACCATTCATTTAGTGTTGCCGTCGTTTGAATAGTGGATTAATAGGCTTTTCCTATTTTTGTCTTTACAGCTTGTCCGCCAAACATGAACAAACCGATGCCGCCAACACAAAAGATGATCTCCGATGCGACTTCCTTGCTGAGCAAAATGCAGCAGGAGCAGTTGCTGGGCCCGGGCCACCTCGGTCACCTGGGCCAGCCTACGCCGCTACTGCTGACGCCCCCCGGCTTCCCACCACACCACGCCGTCACGCTGCCGCCGCAGCACCATGACAATAACAACAAGGAGAGGAAGCCGCCACCACCACCACAGCCGCACCACCAACCCCCAGTCATGCGTAATCTACACCAACATATATCACCGAGCGTTTACGAAATGGCCGCCCTCACCCAAGATTTAGACACTCAAACCATTACGACCAAAATCAAGGAAGCGCTTCTAGCAAATAATATTGGGCAGAAAATCTTCGGTGAAGCTGTACTCGGCCTCTCACAGGGTTCTGTTAGCGAATTGCTTTCGAAACCGAAACCCTGGCACATGCTCAGCATCAAGGGTAGAGAACCATTCATTCGTATGCAGCTGTGGTTGAGCGATGCCCACAACATTGATCGCCTGCAAGCTCTGAAAAATGAGAGACGAGAAGCGAGCAAGCGCCGACGATCAAGTGGCCCCGGACAGGATAACTCCTCAGATACATCATCAAATGATACTTCAGAGTTCTATCACTCCAGCTCGCCAGGCCCCACTGCGGGCGCACCTTGTGCCAAGAAGCAGCGGGTACTGTTTTCTGAAGAACAAAAGGAGGCGCTAAGATTAGCATTCGCACTCGATCCTTACCCAAACATGCCAACCATAGAATTTCTTGCCGCGGAGTTGGGTCTATCGTCCCGAACCATCACTAACTGGTTCCACAACCACCGCATGCGCCTAAAACAGCAGGCGCCGCACGGTCTGCCGGCCGAGCCTCCCGCCAGGGACCAGAGCTCCGCGCCTTTCGACCCTGTCCAATTCCGTCTCCTTCTCAACCAGAGACTACTGGAACTACAAAAGGAAAGAATGGGTCTCGCCGGCGTACCTCTGCCGTACCCGCCGTACTTCGCTGCCAACTCTAATTTGGCTGCACTAATAAGTCGAGGCCTCATACCACCTGAAGACCAGGTAAAGGATCAGTCCGGTGGCCTTGACTTGTCAATGCCTTTAAAACGAGAGCCTGACGGTGATGACTTTGAAGACGACGACGTCGAGAGCAATCTTGGCTCCGAGGATTCCCTGGACGACGAATCTAAGACTGAGCCGAAGGCGGCGTCGACGCCGGCTGGCCGCTCCAGCAGACGGAAGCCCGCGGCGCCGCAGTGGGTCAACCCCGACTGGCAGGATGAGAAGCCACGCAACCCTGATGAAGTGATAATCAACGGGGTCTGTGTAATGCGGAGCGACGACTTCCGGAGAGAGTCGGAGGAGACCGTGCGAGTGGAGCCCTCCCCGGTCCCGCGCGAGGGCTCGCCCGCGCCGCGCACGCCCGCCACGCCCGCCACTCCCGCCACGCCCGTCACGCCGCACACGCCGCTCACGCCGCACACGCCGCacacgccgcgcccgccgcaCACGCCTGACGACGTCATTCCCGAGGACAAAATCAAGTCCGAGGCCGACGACGGCTGGGAGTACTAAGACTTTAGCGATGCTCGCTCCGAGTGTGATAAAACGGGTCCCGAACTGTAAGGTGTTGACGTACCATATCACGTCCGAACGATTATTTATTGTGTGATAAGTGGTGTCGACCGGGGCGACAGTGAACATGTTACTGAGTAGCTAGTGTTTGTTGTAATTCGATTGTAAGGCCAAAGACTTTGTACATAATACCCTCGTAGCTTGTCGTGACACGCCGGACGCGGGCGCGTCCCCACCGGCACGAGAACAACTTGCGatacaaaaatatgcattttgctttaattttttaatgtaaactcGTACCCTGATTAGGTACAAATATCTGAGTATTTTTAAGTTACGGCTTTTAAATtcgattgtaaataaatataccaaatATGTGTCGAATATTGCCCGTGAACCAGACCCTGTATATAAGTAGGTTagacattattttgtaagataACTCAGTTGCTAATACAATTAGGGATAGGGAAGGTTCatttaattgttaatgaaaattataaagtgCAATCAGATGTAAATTTAAGCTATGGTTTAATGAGCCCCAGTTGaaaagtattattatgtttattagaaCCGGCgaggtttaaaatattataatcggGTTATAtaagtttaacatttaaattattatctaatgtttattttatactattctATGTTTTTctattgcattattttatagAACGCCGCGGGACCGCTCAACTTTGTGATGTAACTTGTCAGTTTACCATCGTTTAGCTTTCGTAAACTGTCAAGTCTGTTTCCGTACAATAGctatattgtttgtttcttttcatttttatatattttttagaaaatgtaCAAATCAAGACACAAAATAATACGATTAAGCAAGTAATGTATTGCTTAtggtttatagttttattttattttagcaataaatttgcttttaatcttatttttttattttatttttttccacctttattttcctttttttattaggaTATAAGTgaaagaaatgtaaatttaaaaggAACCATACTCCTTGCATCACgttgtacataattattattcagtttaaatgtaaataactaAGTAATTGAAATGCCACGTTAGACATAAACTAGGTAAGTAGGAAAATAGTTTAACCCAAAAAAACATACTTCGTAAAAGGGTAAAAATCATGAATAATCGAAATTATTGTCATTCTAAAAGTGTATCGAAATTGTAACGAAATTATGTCAGATAGATTTAGGCCTTCTGGATTCAATAAAAACGAACAGTTTggataaatttcaattttacatgaaaattatGAATTGTCTTAAAATACATCCATTTTTAGAAATACCAACATACATATCGAtgttatatataaacaataagttAGGTAAGTAATAGTGCGTAATAGTCAATATAAACCTTAGGCTGTTTAACAGTTAAAAGAACAGTTATTTTAACTCTCCGACTCCGTTGTATGAAGTGAAGgacattttttaacttaatgatTATTGATTTTTAGAGGCATTTCATAGCTTTTGctttaaaagaataatatacgtatattatgaatattattgttatttcatatAGCTGcttctaatacttttcaatatgCCTTACCCTGAGCCCGTTTTTAATCTGTTGACATCTGACTTAAGAGATCAGGTGAAATACCGTAGATAAATGTTTGCCATgtgacaaaacaaattattttaaagatttcatAAGATTTTCATAACACACGATGTGAATTTGTTagggatataaataaaatcacaaaagtGATCTTTAGTACACTCATAAATTCATTCTTACTTTATAATAGTGAATGAAACTACTTCCAACGATTTGACCGAGAAAAGTTGATTTTGAGGGTGCTCAAAACATTCGTTCATTGGACCTATAagtctgttaaaaatattagaagcaACTATTTATATATGATACGCCATCTTGTATTTATTGTTACGTTGAGTGTTGCCAGTTTAGTATGTACATAGAAACCCGGTAGTgaatagattattattatacgttatatccattataataatgaatagtattaaaaattatagcgataattattattgttcatatcataatattaattaataatgatgcTGAAAACCATTGTCTTCTTTCCGAACAATttctaaagttattaaaattaaaaataaagaaattgctaatcatattttgttttattttagtatgtgTTAGTAATTAGATGGACAACCAGGAAACTAAGCCTACGATAACCAAGGACTACAGTTACGATCAAACTGTTTTGTATAGTCTACAACACTTCATAAGATTACAAACCACgtgtgaaaacaaaaatggtaataaagaaaaaaaaagcaagctgaTTTTGATCGTCTACTAAAGGCTTGTACGTTACAGGTTCAATTCCCAACTGGCCAAATAATTTATAGGGGAATAATTAACGAATCCCTTcaaataactattaatattaaagtaataaaattaaatttaaatatttaataacaagaaAACCAAAACATTACATTAGACTAAATGGTTTAATCAACTTCCGTGATGGTTGGTCCGTCGCTGCCGCCCTTGCCGGGCTTCCCGCCGTGCAGCTTCCTCATGATGGGCGCGCACTCCCTGCAGACCTCCTTATACTTGTCCTCGTACTCGTCCTTCTCAGCCAGGCTGTTGGCCTCCAGCCAGCGCAGAGTATCGTCACACTTGCGGCGGATCTTCGAGCGCTCCATTTCATCCAACTTACTTCCTACTTCCTCAGTGGCCTGCTTCACACTGAACACGTAGTTCTCCAGTTTATTCCTCGCTACCACACGCTCCCGCTGCTTTTCATCATCGTCCTTGTACTTCTCAGCATCAGACAACATTCTATCTATCTCAGCTTGAGAGAGACGACCTTTATCgttctttataattatattcttactCTTGCCTGTACTGTTTTCTTTAGCGGACACGTTCAGGATGCCGTTTGCATCTAAATCAAAAGCAACATCTATCTGAGGCACGCCACGCGGTGCTGGAGGTATTCCAGTCAAGTCAAATGTTCCCAACAAGTTATTGTCCTTCGTCATCGCTCTTTCGCCTTCGTAAACTTGAATGGTTACTGCTGACTGATTGTCGGAATACGTCGTGAAGGTTTGCGAATGCTTGCAAGGTATCTTAGCATTGCGTTCAACGATAGCAGTCATAACGCCACCGGCTGTTTCGATGCCCAAGGATAGTGGAGCTACATCGACCAGCAGAACATCCTGGATCTTTTTGTGACGCTCCCCACTTAGTATAGCGGCTTGCACGGCTGCTCCGTAAGCTACCGCCTCGTCGGGATTAATGGATAAGTTTAACTTCTTTCCATTAAAGAAATTTTGTAGCAAACTTTGTATTTTTGGGATGCGTGTCGAGCCCCCGACTAGAACGATATCATGTATGCAACTTTTATCTAACTTAGCATCATTCAAAGCCTTCTCAACAGGCTCTATAGTTGTTCGGAACAAGTCAGAGTTCAGTTCTTCAAACCGTGCTCTTGATACTTTTGAAAAGAAATCTATACCTTCGTATAAAGCATCGATCTCAATGCTAGCCTCCGTGCTGGATGACAGCGTCCGTTTGGCCCTCTCAGCGGCCGTGCGAAGACGTCTTAGCGCTTTTGGATTGGAATTCAAATCTTTCTTATGCTTTCTTTTGAATTCGTCAGCAAGAAAATTAACCAGCCTACTATCAAAGTCTTCACCGCCAAGATGTGTATCGCCAGCAGTTGATTTAACTTCAAATAGAGAGCCTTCATCAATGGTTAGTACAGACACATCGAATGTCCCGCCTCCGAGATCAAAGATGAGCACATTACGCTCACCTCTTAGATTTTTGTCTAAACCATAAGCAAGAGCAGCAGCTGTAGGTTCATTTATAATGCGAAGGACGCTCAAGCCGGCAATGGCTCCAGCATCTTTAGTGGCTTGTCTCTGCGAATCATTAAAATAGGCCGGCACTGTAATTACTGCTTTTGTCACTGACTTCCCTAAGTACGCTGAGGCGACATCCTTCATCTTGATGAGTACCATGCTGCTGATCTCTTCAGGAGCGAAGCACTTAGTCTTTCCTTTATACGTAACCTGTATTTTAGGTTTTCCTCCTTCGTTGACAACTTTGAAAGGC is drawn from Trichoplusia ni isolate ovarian cell line Hi5 chromosome 18, tn1, whole genome shotgun sequence and contains these coding sequences:
- the LOC113503083 gene encoding homeobox protein cut isoform X3: MHPTGAASLPAAPEAEVQAMHSMDWLFKKERIYLLAQFWQQRATLAEKEVTTLKEQLATTSPTPLQASVPLKTNGSHIDTTRDQATETRIDRYSPDIKEEKQDVDDDVEHKMEMAATARSNSNSSRSSPVVHQPGNLENELAAKEKEIAQLVEDVRRLQASLTALQEAHAQQLQRLEERLDEKKQHIARLEARLDTQRDYDDIKREISMLRALDLGGGERSLERKPELRSPSTAPSLRDNSVERERSAERRDTGGEEWPSTPPPLNNNTTHHNNNGPTPLPLPPPSPFRFEEHRTYRFAEDMGPLPPGALVGRLGDSLIPKGDPMEARLQEMLRYNIDKYANTNLDTLHISRRVRELLSVHNIGQRLFAKYVLGLSQGTVSELLSKPKPWDKLTEKGRDSYRKMHAWACDEAAIMLLKSLIPKKVGTKDGTGSVYGRPEGEGDDRLAHAIMNEAHLMKTPIGPPNNDDSRSCEDSSSPRTQCPSPFSNKESSQNRRLKKYENDDIPQEKVARIYQEELAKIMTRRVEDIRREGFPGGGMPPHMERPPEDIRMALEAYHRELAKIQPAGNIPNLHNLPGMPPFPNLLALQQQAMQQAQNQQMNGSGAVQDLSLPKDKNAKMNGMTDSDKERAMDAEEAIRHAGSAFSLVRPKLEPGQQSTGSSASSPLGNAILPPAITPNEDFSSSAAASPLQRMASITNSLISQPSNPPHHPPVQRSMKAVLPPITQQQFDLFNNLNTEDIVRRVKEALSQYSISQRLFGESVLGLSQGSVSDLLARPKPWHMLTQKGREPFIRMKMFLEDDNAVHKLVASQYKIAPEKLMRTGNYSGAPLFTACPPNMNKPMPPTQKMISDATSLLSKMQQEQLLGPGHLGHLGQPTPLLLTPPGFPPHHAVTLPPQHHDNNNKERKPPPPPQPHHQPPVMRNLHQHISPSVYEMAALTQDLDTQTITTKIKEALLANNIGQKIFGEAVLGLSQGSVSELLSKPKPWHMLSIKGREPFIRMQLWLSDAHNIDRLQALKNERREASKRRRSSGPGQDNSSDTSSNDTSEFYHSSSPGPTAGAPCAKKQRVLFSEEQKEALRLAFALDPYPNMPTIEFLAAELGLSSRTITNWFHNHRMRLKQQAPHGLPAEPPARDQSSAPFDPVQFRLLLNQRLLELQKERMGLAGVPLPYPPYFAANSNLAALISRGLIPPEDQVKDQSGGLDLSMPLKREPDGDDFEDDDVESNLGSEDSLDDESKTEPKAASTPAGRSSRRKPAAPQWVNPDWQDEKPRNPDEVIINGVCVMRSDDFRRESEETVRVEPSPVPREGSPAPRTPATPATPATPVTPHTPLTPHTPHTPRPPHTPDDVIPEDKIKSEADDGWEY